In the genome of Lysobacter sp. 5GHs7-4, the window GCTTCGCGCACCACGCCCTGGAACTCGGCGATGCTCAGCTGGCGGGCGAGATCGCTCGTGCCTTTCGCATCCGCGGCCCGATAGATCGCATCGTCGTCTATGGCGATCTCCAGGTCTTCCTCGACCGCTATGATGATTTCGACGATATCCAAAGCGTCGCCCGGGCTCGCCTGCTCGGCATAGGACCGGTCCACCCGCAGTCGCGCCACGGGGATGCCCAGGATCATGGACGATTGTTTGAGCACCGAGGCGTCCGCGCGTTGCTGCGCGTTGGTCGCCGCACGAGGTGTCGCCTGCGCGTCCAGGACAAGAGCCGGAACGAACAGCAGGGCGACGCCGAGGTAGAAAGAAGCGCGCATCGTCGGTAATAGTCCTCGCGGCCCGCCCTCACGCGCGGGCCGTTCGCGTTTCCGGGGTCAGCCGGGGAGCTTGCCCTTGAGCGCGTTCCGCGCCGCATTGGCCTGGTTGGCGTCGGAGAACTTGGGCAGCAGGACGTGCCCGCCCAGCGTGACGATCTCAAACGTCGAGGCGACGGCGCCGGCGACGCCGGTCGGGTGTACGGGCCCCAGCGCGGCGATCTGGCGCGGGTCGATCAGGTAGCCAGCAACGTCAGTCCACATGGGGCGGTCCTTCCTGTTGGGTGGGTGGATGGTAGGGCGTTGGCCGCGGCCTTCAAGGCCCGGCCCATCTTGCGCTCATATCTCGTAGCGGTAGGCGCAGGACATCTTGATGTCGCGCACATAGTCGTCGTAGAGGTAGCTGTCGCCCGAGGCCGTGTGGCGCGACGGCCGCAGCGCGGTCAGTTTCGCGACGAAGCGGGCGTCGATGCCGTACGGCAGGTTCGTGGCCTTTACCGTGGCCGGTAGGGCGTAGAGCGTGGTCTCGAATCCACGCGACTTGATGCTTAGGGCGAACACGCCCTCGGTCAGGGATTCGACCAGCGTGGTTTCGGAGCTCGCATCGCTGAGCGTGTAGCGGTGCTCGCGGCTGGAAACGACCAGGGACAGGGTTTCCTCGGTCGCGGGTATCGTGCCGTCGAGCTGCATGCTCGATCCCTTGGTCAGGGGCGTGCATTTGAGGCTGGCCGGGGCCGAGCCGGCGTACGCGTAGCCTTGGAAAACGCAGGCTAGGGTCGAGCAGACCAACAGACAGCCAAAACGCATCGTGTATCTCCGACTTGGTTCGATGGAACGCGTATGGAACCGTGGGCGGGTTCGGCTCCGAGCGAGACAAGGTGTTTCCGTCCGAATCGGCACTCACGGGATGAGCGCCGGCGACTCTCCACAAATTTCGTAAGGCGTAGGGTTAGGCTCTGTGCATGCTCGTCATGATCGGCACGCACCGAATTCGTCGCGCATCACTCGCGATCCAGCGCCGTCAGCAGCTCATGCTGACGCAGCTGAAAGTACGCGAACAGTGCGAAGCCCGGCAACAACGCCGAAACCGCGCCGTACAGGATCGCGTTCTTGCCCATCGCCTTGGCGGATTTAGCCAGGTGCCAGGCGACCCAAAGGTTGAGCAGCGACATCGCGATCAGCACGGGCTCGACGGGAAATCCAAGTTGTCCGAGCGCGAATGCCGAGACGAGGCCCACGGCGAACTCGATGAAAAGCAGGCGCAGCGCGGCGGCCAGATTGGGCTCGACAGGACTGAAGAAGGCGGAATCGAACATTAGCGCCTCCGATTCGGGGCAGTGACCACAAGGCTGAATCTGGCGACGTCTCGTCGCCTATCCGCCGCGCAAAGCGCGCGCCGCCTCCTCCCAATGCTCCCCATCGAAGGTATGCACCGGCAGCGAAGCCAGGTCCACGCCGTCCAGGCAACGGATGTTGACCACCCACACGCTGGGGTCCAGACGCGGCCGCGAGAACGGCGAGATGCCGCAGTGCCGGCACGAGTAGTGCTTCGCGGTCATGGTGTTGAACTGGTACAGCTGCAGATCCGATTCGTCGCTGAGGATGCGCAGGTTGGCGTCGGCGGTACCGTGCCAGAGCGCGCCCTTGCGGCGGCAGATCGAGCAGTTGCATTCGATCGCGTACTTGAGCTCGCCTTCCAGCTCGAAGCTGACGCGGCCGCAATGGCAGGAACCACGGTAGGTCTGGGGCATGGGCGCGCGCTCCTGGCTCGCTCGTTGGCATCGGTGCGCATCGATCATAAAGCGCGGCATCCGATTACCTGAAACTCGGAGTTTTCCTAGCCCGCGCCGGGGTGGCCGCCGATACAGCGGCACCGATCGCCTTCCTAAGCTGGACGCACTGGATCGTGCGCGGGGCAGGGATGAGGAAGGCGGGTGCGAGCGATGAGGCGACGGTGGCCGCGCTGGGTCCGGCGGTCGCGGTGGGCCTGCTGGCCGGCGTGTCCTGCGGCCTCGCGGCGCCGTCCCTGCCGCCGCTGTGGGCGCTGCTGGCCGGGCTCGCGTTCGGCTTGCTCGGTTGGCTGCGCAGCCGCGGCCTGGGCCGCTGGCTGGGCGCCGTCGCTTTCGGCGCGGCCTGGGCGGGGTTGCACGCGACCTACGCCTTGTCCCTGCAACTGCCGCCGCAGTGGGAGCGCAAACAGGCGACGGTCTCGGGCCGCATCGTCGAGCTGCCGGTGCACGAGGTGCGCCGCACGCGCTTCGCGTTCCGCGTCGATGGCGATGTCGGGCAGCCGGAGCCCCTGCGCGGCCGGCTGTTGCGCCTGTCCTGGTACGGCGAGGACCGCCAGCAACGATCGGTGCTGCGTGCCGGGCAGCGTTGGCAATGGCGGCTGCGCATGCGCGCGCCGCGCGGCCTGCGCAATCCCGGCGCGCCCGACGCGGAAAAGTACGCCTTGATGCAAGGGCTGAGCGCCAACGGTTACCTGGTCGCCGTGGATCAGGCGCGACTGTTGGCGCCGCCGAGCGGGCTGGAAGCCTTGCGCGAGCGTCTGTCCGATCGTATCCAGGCCGCCGTCGCCGCTTCCTCGTCGCGTTACGTGCGCGCGCTCGCGCTGGGCGATACGCGCGCCCTGGATGAGCGCGACTGGGAGGTGCTGCGTGCGAACGGGCTGACCCATCTGATCGCCATCTCGGGTTTCCATGTCGGTCTGGTTGCGGGTTTCTTCGCGCTGGTCGCGCGCGGCGTCTGGCGCCTGTGGCCGGCGCTGGCGCGGCGTTGGCCGCGTCCGGTCGCGGCGGCCCTGGCGGCCACGCTCGGTGCGCTCGCGTACGCGGCGCTCGCAGGTTTCGCGCTGCCGACCGTGCGTACCTTGCTGATGATCGTGGTCGTTGCCGGCGTGCGCACCACGCGGCGTCCGTTCGCGGGCGCCGGCGCGCTGGCGCTGGCGGCGATCGCGGTCCTGCTGGTCGATCCGCTGGCCTTGCTGGGCGCCGGCTTCTGGTTGAGCTTCCTGGGCGTCGCCTGGTTGCTGTGGTGCCTGCCGCGCGCCGGGCCGCGGCCTTCGCTGCTGCGCGAGTTCCTGTCGGCTCAGGGCGTGGCTACGCTGGGCCTGCTGCCGGCCTGCGCGGTGCTGTTCGGCCAGGCCTCGCTGGCCGGCCCCTTCGCCAACTTGGTCGCGGTGCCGTGGTGGAGCCTGGTGGTGGTGCCGCTGGCGCTGATCGGCACCGGCCTGGACCTGGTCTGGACGGGGGCGGGCGAGGGCGCCTGGCGCCTGGCGGCGTCCTGCTTCGATCTGAGCTGGCCCTTGTTCGAGCGCCTCGCCGGCAGCGGCCTGGCCTTGTGGTGGCTGCCGGAAGCGGCCTGGTATGCCTTGCCCTTGGCCCTGCTGGGCGCGTTCTGGCTGCTGCTGCCGCACGGCGTGCCCGGCAAGCCGCTGGCATTGCTGCTGTGGCTGCCGTTGCTGTGGCCGGACCGGCACCTGCCCGGGCCTGGCGAGGCCGAGTTGACCGTGATCGACGTCGGTCAGGGCTTGTCGGTGCACGTGCGCACCGCGCGCCATGATCTGCTGTACGACTTCGGCCCGGCTACCGCGGACGGCTACGACGCCGGCGAGCGCGCGGTCGTGCCCACGCTGCATGCGCTGGGCGTGCGTTCGCTGGACCGGCTGGTGGTCAGCCATGCCGACAACGACCATGCCGGCGGGCTGGAGGCGGTGGCACGGGTGTTCCCCAGCGGCGATCGGCGCGCGCCGGACGGCGCGGGCATCGCGCTGGCGCGGGCCTGCGTGGCGGGGCAGGCCTGGACCTGGGACGGCGTGCGCTTCCGCTTCCTGCATCCGTCGCCGCATTTCCCCTACCTGCGCAACGAGTCCAGTTGCGTGTTGCGCATCGAAACCCGGCACGGCGCGGTGCTGCTGACCGGCGACATCGGCGAGGTGGTCGAGCGCGATCTGGTCCGGCGCGATCGCGAGCGCGGCCGTCGCGACCTGCACGCCGACGTGGTGCTGGTGGCGCACCACGGCAGCCGCGGCTCTTCGGATCCGGCCTTCGTCGCCGCCACGGGCGCCCGCCACGCGTTGATTTCCAGCGGTTACGGCAATCGCTACGGCCATCCCAAGCCGCAGGTCGTGGCGCGTTGGCGCGCGGCCGGCGCGACGGTCTGGGACACCGCCCGCGGCGGCGCCCTGCGACTGCGCCTGGGCGCTGCAGGCTTAAGGCTGGAAACGCGACGTCAGGCACATCCGCGCCTGTGGGACGCGGCCCGACGGGTGGAGGCCGCGCCGGCTGGGCTATCCTATCGGCCAGATTGAAGCGGCCGCATGGGCCGGAGGTTCGCGAGTGCTGGAACTGATCAAGGCCGGCGGTTGGCCGATGATCCCGCTGTTGCTGCTGTCGGCCGTCGCGCTGGCGATCATCATCGAGCGGTTGTGGACGCTGCGGCGCAAGGCGGTGCTGCCGCCGGAGCTGGGCAAGGAAGTCCGCGCCTGGGCCGGTCGCGGCAAGCTCGACCCGGCCCACATCGAGTCCCTGCGCGCGACCTCGCCGCTGGGGGCCCTGCTGGCCGCGGCCCTGGACGTGCGTGGGCGCCCGCGCGACGAGATCCGCGAGCGCATCGAGGACGTGGGCCGCCACCTGGTCCACCGCATGGAGCGCTACCTCAACACCCTCGGCACGATCTCGGCCGCTGGTCCGCTGCTGGGCCTGTTCGGCACCGTGGTCGGCATGATCCAGATGTTCCTGGGCATCCTCGATCACGGCATCGGCGACGTGAACCAGCTTGCCGGCGGCATCGGCAAGGCCCTGGTCTGCACCGCGGCCGGCATGATCGTGGCGATTCCGGCGCTGATCGCGCACCGCTGGTTCCGCGGGCGCATCGCCGAGTACATCGTGGCGATGGAGCATGAGGCGATCCAGCTGCTCGACACCCTGGACACGCGCACCGCCGTGCGCCCGGCCGCCGCCGCGCAGCCGGCGCCGGTGCAGCCGCAGGCCGCGGGCTGAGGCAGGACGGCATGCGCATACGCGACCACCGCGCCGACGACGAACCGGAGATCAACCTGGTTCCGCTGATCGACGTGATCCTGGTGCTGATCATCTTCTTCGTGGTCACTGCCACCTTCGATGCGCGCTCGGTGCTCAAGCTGGAACTGCCGCGCGCCAGCGGCGAGCCGGTCAGCGACGCGTCCAAGGCGCTGATCGTGCTGGTCAACGCCGACGGCCGTTACTTCGTCGACGATCGCGAAGTGCTGCGCGACGACCTGGAATCGCTGAAGACCACCATTGCCGAGGTCGCCGGCAGCGACCGCGACCGCCAGGTGATGCTGCGCGCCGACGCGCGCACGCCTTATCAGGCGGTGGTGACGGTGTACGACGCGCTGGGCCAGCTCGGCTTCCGCCGCATCATGAGCGCGACCGCGCCGCCGGCCGGCGCCGCTCCCGCCGAGGGCAAGCGGTGACCGCCCAGGTCTCGCCCTGGCAGACCTACCGCCGCCTGCTCGGCTTCGCCCGTCCCTACGGCGCGTTGCTGTGGCTGGCGCTGTTCGGCATGTTGATCGAAGCGGCCGCCGCCGGCGTGTTCACCACGCTGATGACGCCGATCATCAACATCACCTTCATCGAGAAGGAAAAGTCGCTCAGCAACCTGCTGCCGGCGGCCATCGTCGGTCTGTTCCTGCTGCGCGGCATCGCCGGCTACCTCACCGACTACAACATGGCCAAGGCCGGCCGCAGCATCGCCCGCGACATGCGCGTGAACGTGCTGGGCAAGTACCTGCGCCTGCCGGGCCTGCGTTTCGACACCGAGCCGGTGCCGTCGATGCTGGTGCGCCTGGGCTCGGACAGCGACCAGGTCGCGCAGGCCGCGGTCGACGCGATGAAGGTCATGCTGCAGCAGAGCTTCCAGGCCATCGCGCTGCTGGGCGCGATGCTGTACGCGAGTTGGCAGGTGACCCTGGCGGTGCTGCTGATGGCGCCGCCGCTGGCGTTCGTGATGGACAAGATCGGCCGCCGCTACCGCCGCATTAGCCATCGCATCCAGGAAAGCGCGGGCGCGTTACTGCAATCGGCCGACCAGGCCCTGGGCAACCATCAGGAGGTCAAGGTCTACGGCGCGCAGGAGGTCGAACTCGACCGCTACCGTTCCATCGCCGACAACCACCTCAAGCTGAGCATGAAGGTGGAGTCCACGCGCAGCATCGCCTCGGGCATGGTGCAGCTGATGGGCGCCGCCGGTCTGGCGCTGCTGGTGTTCGTGGCCGGCCGCGAGGCCCTGGCCGGGCGCCTGGACGCGGGCAAGTTCGTGACCCTGATGACCTCGATGATCGCGATCATCCCGGCCCTGCGCCAGCTCACCAACGTGCAGAACATGCTGCAGCGGGGCGTGGCCTCGGCCGAGCGCTTGTTCACCGTGCTCGACGCCGACGACGAACCCGACACCGGTACCCGCGCGCTGCCGCGCGCGCGCGGCGAGATCGAATTCCGCGACGTGGTCGCGCGCTACCCGGGCCAGCAGGAGCCGGCGCTGGCCGACATCAGTTTCACCGCCACGCCCGGCACGGTCACCGCCATCATCGGCCGTTCCGGCAGCGGCAAGTCGACCCTGATCAAGCTGATTCCGCGCTTCTACGAGCCCGAATCCGGCCAGATCCTGCTCGACGGCCACCCGCTGCAGGACTACCGCCTGCGCGACCTGCGCCGGCAGATCGCCCTGGTCGGCCAGCAGGTGATGCTGTTCGACGGCACCGTCGCGGCCAACGTCGCCTACGGCGAGCTGCAGCAGGCGCCGCCGGAAGGCCTGGAGCAGGCGGTGCGCGGCGCCAACGCGATGGAGTTCGTCGAGCGCCTGCCCGAGGGCGTGCAGACCCACATCGGCGCCAACGGCGGACGTTTGTCCGGCGGCCAACGCCAGCGCCTGGCGATCGCGCGCGCCATGCTCAAGGATGCGCCCATCCTGATCCTGGACGAGGCCACCGCCGCGTTGGACACCGAATCCGAACGCCTGGTGCAGGACGCGCTGGAACGCCTGATGCCCGACCGCACCACACTGGTGATCGCGCACCGCCTGTCGACCATCGAACACGCCGACCAGGTGCTGGTGATGGACCAGGGCCGCATCGTCGAGCGCGGCAATCACGCGCAGTTGCTGGCGCAGGGCGGGCTGTACGCGCACCTGCACCGCATGCAGTTCCGCGAGGCGGAGTAGGGCATGGCCGGCGGTTCCCACGAACGCCGCGTGCGCCTGCCGGCGTATTGGTACGGCGACGTCGCGGTGCCGATCGGCGCGCGCCTGCTGTCGGCCCTTTACGGCAGCGTCACCGGCCTGCGTCGCGGCCTGTACCTGAAGGGCTGGCTGCGCCGACGCCATCCGGGCGTGCCGGTGATCGTGGTCGGCAACATCACTGCCGGCGGCGCCGGCAAGACCCCGATGACCATCGCCCTGGTCGAGCGCCTGCGCTCCGAGGGCTGGACGCCGGGCGTGGCCAGCCGCGGCTACGGACGCGAGAAGGGCGCGCCGCCGATGTGGGTCGAAGGCAGCACCGATCCGGCCGTCGGCGGCGACGAGCCGGTGCTGATCGCCGCGCGCACCGGCGTCAAGCTGCGCGTGGACCGCGACCGCCACGCCGCCGCGCGCGCGCTGGCCGAGGCCGGTTGCGACGTGGTGATCTGCGACGACGGCCTGCAGCACTACCGGCTCGCGCGCGACATCGAAATCGAAGTGGTCGACGGCCGCCGCCGTTACGGCAACGGCCAGTTGCTGCCGGCCGGGCCTTTGCGCGAGCTGCCCGAGCGCGCCGCGCGCTGCGACTTCCGCGTCGTCAACGGCGGCGAAACCGGCTTCGGCGAATGGCCGATGCGCCTGGTCGCCGACCAGGTGCAGCCGGTGCTGGGCGGACGTGGGCGCAAGCTCAGCGCCTATTCCGGCCAACGCGTGCACGCGGTGGCCGGTATCGGCGATCCCGAACGCTTCTTCACCATGCTGCGCGGCTTCGGTATCGCCGTGGTCCCGCATGCGTTTGCGGACCACCACCGCTACCGCGCGGCCGATTTCGAGTTCGGCAGCCAGTTGCCGGTGCTGATGACCGAGAAGGACGCGGTCAAGCTGGCCGGCGTCGGCGAGGGCTCCTTCGTCACCGAGCAATACTTCAGCGTGCCGGTACGCACCGAACTGCCGGAAGCGTTTTGGGTCTCGCTGCTGGCCAAGCTGGCGCCCCTGCGCCGCAGCTAAGCCGCGCGGCGATCGCATGCTCGCCCTTTAGCGTGCCGCTCGGTCGGGGCGGATGTCGCGCACACGAACCTGCGATGCTCGCGCCGCTGCTTCCTGCGGGGCGGCGTGAGCCGCGATCGCGCACGGTCCGACCCGGGTCGACGACCACCGCCCTCGCGCGCCGTCCGCAGCCGACGTCGTACCATGGTTCGGCGTCGCCGCCCCGACGCTCCGCGTCACGCGGAAACACCGATACCGTCGCGGCCGCGCCGCGCACCGCTGGAGCCAGGCATGTCCCAGGATTTCGTCGTCGCCATCCCCGCCCGTTACGCCGCCACGCGCCTGCCCGGCAAGCCGCTGCGCCTGCTCGCCGGCGAACCGCTGGTGCTGCACGTCGCGCGCCGCGCACTGGCCGCCGGCGCGCGCGAGGTCTGGGTGGCGGCCGACGACGCGCGCATCGCCGACGCCCTGCGCGACAGCGGCGTGCAGGTGGCGATGACCTCCACCGAACATGCCTCCGGCACCGACCGCCTGGCCGAATGCGCGCGCATCGCCGGCTGGTCCGACGACACCGTGGTGGTGAACCTGCAGGGCGACGAGCCGTTCGCGCCGGCCGCCGGCGTGCGCGCCTGCGCGCAGGCCCTGCGCGACAGCGGCGCCGACATGTCGACCCTGGCCGCGCCGGTGACCGAGGTCGAGACCCTGCTGGACCCCAATGCGGTCAAGCTGGTGCGTGCCGCCAACGGCGACGCGCTCTACTTCAGCCGCGCGCCGATCCCCTGGCCGCGCGACGCCTTCGCGCAGGACCGCGGCCGCATGCCGGAACAAGGGCAATGGCTGCGCCATATCGGCATCTACGGTTACCGGGCCGGCTTCCTGCAGCGTTTCGCCGCGATGCCGCCCGGGCGGCTAGAACAGATCGAATCCCTGGAGCAACTGCGTGTGCTGGAAGCCGGTCATCGCATCGCGGTCGCGCTCACGCCCGAGCCGTTCCCGCCCGGCGTCGATACGCCACAGGATCTGGAACGCGCGCAGGCGCGCCTGGCGCAGGGCGCCTGAGCATGCGCGTGCTGATGGTCTGCCTGGGCAATATCTGCCGCTCGCCGGTGGCCGAGGGCGTGCTGCGCGCGCGCCTGGCCTCGTCCACCCTGGCCGGCCGCATCGAAGTGGATTCGGCCGGCACCGGCGACTGGCACGTCGGCCAGCCGCCGGACCGCCGCGCGATCGCCAACGCCGCCGGGCACGGCATCGACATCGGCGGCTTGCGCGCCCGGCAACTGCAGGCGTCGGATTACCGCGATTTCGACTGGCTGCTGTGCGCCGACCGCGCCAACCTGCGCGACGTACGGGCGCGCGCGCCGCACGATGCGCGCGCGCAGGCCGCGCTGCTGCTGGAGTGGAGCGGGGTGGAGCCGCAGGGCGAGGTGCCCGATCCCTACACCGGCGGGCCGGCCCAGTTCGAGCACGTGTTCCATCTGCTCGACCGCGCCGCCGACGGCGCGATCGCGCGCCTGCGCCACGAACTGAACGAGCGCGGCCGCTGAGGCCCGCCAGCGCGCGCATCCGGTACCGGTCCGGCCGCTTGCCTTCGCGCATAATCGGCCCAATCCAATAGCTGGCCCCCGCCAGTAGCCGATGTCAGCGAACGTGATCCCCCGCCGCCCGCCCGTCGTACCGCCCGCGCCGCGCCGCTCGAACGCGCGCGGCGTCGCCCGCGCGCGCGCAGGAACCGCGATGGAGCGGGGCGCATGACCGCCGCGCCGCCGCCGTTCGACGGCAAATCCTTCGTCAAGGCCCTGAGCACCGCGCCCGGCGTGTACCGCATGATCGGCGCCGACGACGGCGTGCTCTACGTCGGCAAGGCCGGCGCGCTCAAGAACCGCGTCTCCAGCTATTTCAACGCCACGCCCAAGTCGGCGCGCATCCTATCCATGCTCGCCCAGACCGCGCGCATGGAGGTCACGGTCACCCGCACCGAGGCCGAAGCGCTGATCCTGGAAAACCAGCTGATCAAGTCGCTCAAGCCGCGCTACAACGTGCTGCTGCGCGACGACAAGAGCTACCCCTACGTGCTGATGACCCAGGAAGCCTGGCCGCGCATCGCCATGCACCGCGGTCCGCGCGCGATCCCCGGACGCTACTTCGGCCCCTACGCCAGCGTCGGCGCGGTGCGCGACAGCCTCAACCTGATGCACAAGCTGTTCCGTCTGCGCAGCTGCGAGGACAGCGTGTTCCGCAACCGCTCGCGGCCCTGCCTGCAGCACCAGATCGGCCGTTGCAGCGCGCCCTGCGTGGGCCTGGTCGCCGCCCGCGACTACGCCGAGAGCGTGCGCCGCGCCGGTTTGCTGCTGGACGGCCGCAGCGACGAGCTCACCGACGAACTCGGCCGCGCCATGGAGGCCGCCAGCGCGCGCCTGGACTTCGAGGAAGCCGCGCGCATGCGCGACCTGGTGACCTCGATCCGCACCCTGCAGGCGCGCCAGTACGTCGACGGCCGCGCCGCCGACCTGGACGTGCTGGCCGTGGCGATGCAGGGCGTGGCCGCCTGCGTGCTGTTGCTGGCCTTCCGCGACGGCCGCAACCTGGGCACGCGCGCCTTCTATCCCAAGACCAACGGCAGCGACAATCCCGAGGAAGTGCTGGCCGCGTTCGTGTCGCAGTACTACGCCGAGCAGACCCCGCCGCGCGAGATCGTGCTGGACCGCGACATCCCCGACCGCGAACTGCTGGAACAGGCCTTCTCGGCCGCCGGCGAGCGCAAGGTGCAGATCCGCAGCAACGTGCGCGGCGAGCGCGCCGGTTACCTGGATCTGGCGCGCCGCAACGCCGAGCTGTCGCTGGCCGCCGAGCGCACCAGCCATGCCGCCCAGCATGCGCGCGCCGAGGCCCTGCGCGAGATGCTGGGCATGGCCGCGATTCCCGCGCGCATCGAATGCTTCGACATCAGCCACACCATGGGCGAGGCCACGGTGGCCTCGTGCGTGGTGTTCGACGCCGAGGGCCCGGTGCGCGGCCAGTACCGGCGCTATAACATCGCCGGCATCGTCGAAGGCGACGACTACGCGGCCATGAACCAGGCCATCGAGCGGCGCTTCCGCCGCGCCGTCGAAGAGAACGGCGTGGTGCCCGACGTGCTGCTGATCGACGGCGGCGCGGGGCAGGTGGCGCAGGCGCGCGCGGCCCTGACCGAACTCGGGGTCGAGGGCGTGATCCTGGTCGGCGTGGCCAAGGGCCCGGCGCGCCGGCCCGGCGACGAGGAACTGCTGCTGCCCGACGGCCGCGTGCTGCATCCCGGCGCCGAATCGCCGGCCCTGCAGCTGGTCCAGCAGGTGCGCGACGAAGCCCACCGCTTCGCCATCACCGGCCACCGCGGACGGCGCCAGAAGGCGCGCAACAGCAGCCGCCTGGAGGACATCCCGGGCATCGGCCCGCGCCGCCGCGCCAGCCTGCTGCGCCATTTCGGCGGCCTGGGCGGCCTGAAAGCGGCCGGCGTCGAGGAAATTTCGCGGGTCGAGGGCGTGAATGCCGCCCTCGCCGAGCGCATCTATGCGACCCTGCACGGGCTGGAGACGCCGGACCCCGGCGCCCCGGCCAAGGCCAACCCGAAAGCGGCCAACGGCGGCACGCGGAGCGAAGGATGAAGTTGACGATACCCACCATGCTCACCCTGGCGCGGATCGTGCTGATCCCGGTGCTGGTGGTGGTCTTCTACCTGCCGTTCCAGTGGACCAATTTCGCCGCGGCCTTCATCTTCGCCTTCGCCTCGGTCACCGATTGGCTCGATGGCTGGATCGCGCGCCGCTACAACCAGTACTCGGCGTTCGGCGCCTTCCTCGATCCGGTCGCCGACAAACTCATGGTGGCGGTGGCGCTGCTGCTGATCGTGCAGAAGCATCCGACGGTGTGGATGACGCTGTGGGCGGCGGTGATCGTGGGCCGCGAGATCGCGGTGTCGGCGCTGCGCGAATGGATGGCCGAACTGGGCCAGCGCGCGGCGGTGAAAGTCGCCTCGATCGGCAAGATCAAGACCATCGTGCAGATGGTCGCGTTGGTTTGCCTTTTGTAT includes:
- the uvrC gene encoding excinuclease ABC subunit UvrC yields the protein MTAAPPPFDGKSFVKALSTAPGVYRMIGADDGVLYVGKAGALKNRVSSYFNATPKSARILSMLAQTARMEVTVTRTEAEALILENQLIKSLKPRYNVLLRDDKSYPYVLMTQEAWPRIAMHRGPRAIPGRYFGPYASVGAVRDSLNLMHKLFRLRSCEDSVFRNRSRPCLQHQIGRCSAPCVGLVAARDYAESVRRAGLLLDGRSDELTDELGRAMEAASARLDFEEAARMRDLVTSIRTLQARQYVDGRAADLDVLAVAMQGVAACVLLLAFRDGRNLGTRAFYPKTNGSDNPEEVLAAFVSQYYAEQTPPREIVLDRDIPDRELLEQAFSAAGERKVQIRSNVRGERAGYLDLARRNAELSLAAERTSHAAQHARAEALREMLGMAAIPARIECFDISHTMGEATVASCVVFDAEGPVRGQYRRYNIAGIVEGDDYAAMNQAIERRFRRAVEENGVVPDVLLIDGGAGQVAQARAALTELGVEGVILVGVAKGPARRPGDEELLLPDGRVLHPGAESPALQLVQQVRDEAHRFAITGHRGRRQKARNSSRLEDIPGIGPRRRASLLRHFGGLGGLKAAGVEEISRVEGVNAALAERIYATLHGLETPDPGAPAKANPKAANGGTRSEG
- the pgsA gene encoding CDP-diacylglycerol--glycerol-3-phosphate 3-phosphatidyltransferase; this translates as MKLTIPTMLTLARIVLIPVLVVVFYLPFQWTNFAAAFIFAFASVTDWLDGWIARRYNQYSAFGAFLDPVADKLMVAVALLLIVQKHPTVWMTLWAAVIVGREIAVSALREWMAELGQRAAVKVASIGKIKTIVQMVALVCLLYQEPVFGLPIFRIGEWLLAAAALLTLWSGLAYLRAAWPIMREDAKRSSG